The genome window CTGAGCAGACGACCCTCACGGGCGGAATCGACTGATATGACTACTGATGCAGTGCAAACCATGATCCCGACGCTCGACGTGACCGAGCGCCCGGCCCCGCGTCCCAAGGTTGAAGCCGGCGTCAAGCTGCGCGGCGCCGAGAAGGTTGCACGCATCCCGGTCAAGATCATCCCGACCACCGAACTGCCGAAGAAACCCGACTGGATTCGCGTGCGCATCCCGGTTTCGCCGGAAGTCGACCGCATCAAGAGCCTGCTGCGCAAGCACAAGCTGCACAGCGTCTGCGAAGAAGCGTCCTGCCCGAACCTCGGCGAATGCTTCTCCGGCGGCACCGCGACCTTCATGATCATGGGCGACATCTGCACCCGTCGCTGCCCGTTCTGCGACGTTGGCCACGGTCGTCCGAAGCCTCTGGACGTCAACGAGCCGGAAAGCCTGGCCATCGCCATCGCCGACCTCAAGCTCAAATACGTGGTGATCACTTCGGTGGACCGCGATGACCTGCGTGACGGCGGTGCCCAGCACTTTGCCGACTGCATCCGCGAGATCCGCAAACTGTCGCCGAACGTGCAGCTCGAGACCCTGGTCCCGGACTACCGTGGCCGCATGGACATCGCCCTGGAAATCACCGCTGCCGAGCCGCCGGATGTGTTCAACCACAACCTGGAAACCGTGCCGCGCCTGTACAAGGCTGCGCGTCCGGGCTCGGATTACCAGTGGTCGCTGACCCTGCTGCAACGCTTCAAGCAGATGATGCCGCACATTCCGACCAAGTCCGGCCTGATGCTGGGTCTGGGCGAGACCGACGAGGAAGTCATCGAAGTCATGAAGCGCATGCGCGAACACGACATCGACATGCTGACCCTCGGTCAATACCTGCAACCGTCGCGCAGTCACTTGCCGGTGCAGCGTTTCGTGCACCCGGACACCTTCGCCTGGTTCGCCGAAGAAGGTTACAAGATGGGCTTCAAGAACGTCGCTTCGGGCCCGCTGGTACGTTCCTCGTACCACGCCGACGAGCAGGCGAAGCTGGTCAAGGCCGAGCTGCTGGG of Pseudomonas triticicola contains these proteins:
- the lipA gene encoding lipoyl synthase, coding for MIPTLDVTERPAPRPKVEAGVKLRGAEKVARIPVKIIPTTELPKKPDWIRVRIPVSPEVDRIKSLLRKHKLHSVCEEASCPNLGECFSGGTATFMIMGDICTRRCPFCDVGHGRPKPLDVNEPESLAIAIADLKLKYVVITSVDRDDLRDGGAQHFADCIREIRKLSPNVQLETLVPDYRGRMDIALEITAAEPPDVFNHNLETVPRLYKAARPGSDYQWSLTLLQRFKQMMPHIPTKSGLMLGLGETDEEVIEVMKRMREHDIDMLTLGQYLQPSRSHLPVQRFVHPDTFAWFAEEGYKMGFKNVASGPLVRSSYHADEQAKLVKAELLGS